In one window of Candidatus Poribacteria bacterium DNA:
- a CDS encoding ATP-binding protein: MRRSWDIPGFILIVYELNGPIRFAKAAEREKVKRAFNLWRGSTEPNLDTNAKIGAPRLIQGALERTADEPADTSFTQYMNDAIGSPTLALELLRQFCLLSRTTNTQGEKLLSEKLIILIEATDMLLPEGEIRSLSLQDRHRVSIVQDWISDSSFMEGNDSVIFIAESASLLNSRITRLPQVITVEIPAPGMEERQHFISWFNNTPKLVDKPLNLWGTQSQLAMLTAGLSIQALRQMLLSARYSGEKLQPDDVINKVSEFIQAQLGEDVVEFKKPAHSLKDIVGNQKLVDFLKAQLIPRITSTGPDAIPGMSVCGPIGSGKTFIFEGLAGELDIPVLVLKNIRSMWFGQTDVIFERLRRLLMALVKVLIFVDEADTQFGSVGTDAHSTERRLTGKIQAMMSDPQLRGNITWLLMTARIYQLSPDLRREGRVGDMVIPVLDPRGEDREAFLRWTLSKVLPGPLPEDAVERLVKLTEDYSAASFASLRSDLEAASLIKKDTLTLDEILAVAEDRILPNIGPIRHYQTLQALVNCTRKSLLPGDYSTEIRESWMKEIAHLEAMGVRDR; this comes from the coding sequence TTGAGGCGCAGCTGGGACATTCCAGGGTTCATCCTCATCGTTTACGAACTCAATGGACCCATCCGCTTTGCGAAAGCGGCTGAACGCGAAAAAGTTAAGCGAGCGTTCAATCTATGGCGAGGCTCAACTGAGCCAAATCTTGACACAAATGCCAAAATTGGTGCCCCGCGCCTAATACAAGGAGCCCTTGAACGCACCGCCGATGAACCCGCTGATACCTCTTTTACGCAATACATGAACGATGCAATCGGCAGTCCGACGTTGGCACTTGAACTCCTACGGCAGTTCTGCCTGCTCTCCCGCACCACGAACACGCAAGGTGAAAAACTACTCTCAGAAAAATTGATAATCCTGATTGAAGCAACGGACATGTTGCTACCGGAAGGCGAAATTCGGAGCTTGTCGTTACAGGACAGGCATCGGGTCAGTATCGTTCAAGATTGGATATCGGACTCCAGTTTCATGGAGGGTAACGATTCCGTTATCTTCATCGCAGAATCGGCAAGTCTCTTGAACTCTCGGATTACAAGACTTCCACAAGTCATCACCGTTGAAATACCGGCACCGGGGATGGAGGAACGTCAACATTTCATCTCATGGTTTAACAACACACCGAAACTGGTGGACAAACCGCTAAACCTTTGGGGCACGCAATCCCAACTCGCGATGCTCACAGCGGGGTTATCCATTCAAGCCCTGCGACAGATGCTTCTTTCGGCGCGTTACTCCGGTGAGAAACTGCAACCCGATGACGTTATCAATAAAGTGTCCGAATTCATCCAAGCGCAGTTAGGCGAAGATGTCGTCGAGTTCAAAAAGCCGGCACACAGTCTCAAGGACATCGTTGGCAACCAGAAATTGGTGGATTTTCTGAAGGCGCAATTGATTCCGCGTATCACCTCAACCGGTCCCGATGCGATCCCCGGCATGAGCGTCTGTGGTCCGATTGGTAGCGGAAAAACGTTCATTTTCGAGGGACTCGCCGGTGAACTCGACATCCCAGTGCTCGTCCTCAAGAACATTCGGAGTATGTGGTTCGGACAAACAGATGTTATCTTTGAACGACTCCGACGATTGCTGATGGCTCTTGTGAAGGTGCTCATCTTTGTTGATGAAGCCGATACGCAATTTGGCAGTGTCGGGACGGACGCACACAGTACAGAACGGCGTTTGACAGGAAAAATACAGGCGATGATGTCGGATCCGCAACTCCGTGGCAACATCACATGGCTTCTTATGACGGCTCGTATCTACCAGCTCTCACCCGACCTACGACGAGAGGGCAGAGTCGGGGATATGGTAATCCCGGTGCTTGACCCGCGGGGAGAAGATCGCGAGGCGTTCCTCCGCTGGACACTCTCCAAAGTCCTTCCCGGTCCCCTCCCGGAAGATGCAGTCGAACGCCTTGTGAAACTCACCGAAGACTATTCCGCAGCGAGCTTCGCATCGCTACGTTCCGACTTGGAAGCTGCCAGTCTCATCAAAAAGGACACATTGACGCTCGATGAAATCCTCGCTGTCGCGGAAGACCGCATCTTACCGAACATCGGTCCAATCCGACACTATCAAACCTTGCAGGCACTTGTCAATTGCACACGAAAATCTCTACTCCCCGGTGACTATTCCACTGAGATTCGAGAATCGTGGATGAAAGAGATCGCCCATCTCGAAGCGATGGGTGTTAGAGATCGATAA
- a CDS encoding Gfo/Idh/MocA family oxidoreductase, whose translation MQQDGKYGVLLLGGNRTHQENYALSFAQDARCRLVAFADEPNAPPERITLARSLAESMDLPFIPDLDEALAREDVQIVSLCTDVERRGRIGAKCAEAGKHVYLDKPMAFTPEGAEKIVAAVAKSGVRTQMFSNIYSAWARTVQQALTSGSIGELRAVHCDVLFSKGHPGSAPVGQKRVEKAERERYSFVEAKPEMFDVGVYAVSMVNWLTQKRVQRVFGGTANYFFKEHLGCGVEDFGALLLTLEDGITATIVGGRYGWQSHAQGGVRKVHLVGTEGNLTFDASANRLEVYAAEPAFEPPTPHPLDPMGMWSSTQAGIGMQPKQQWIDVGSNDDSAREFGAFVDCIENEKESEMNAEFAAHSVEIICAGYRSAATGQVIDL comes from the coding sequence ATGCAACAGGATGGAAAATATGGGGTTCTCCTACTCGGTGGGAATCGCACGCATCAAGAGAATTACGCCTTGAGTTTTGCGCAGGATGCACGCTGTCGGTTAGTGGCGTTCGCTGATGAGCCCAATGCGCCACCAGAGCGGATTACGTTGGCGCGTTCGCTTGCTGAATCTATGGATTTGCCGTTTATCCCTGATCTCGACGAGGCACTTGCACGTGAGGATGTGCAAATCGTGAGTCTCTGTACAGATGTAGAGCGTCGCGGGCGTATAGGCGCGAAGTGTGCGGAAGCGGGGAAGCATGTCTATCTCGATAAACCGATGGCATTCACCCCAGAAGGTGCAGAAAAGATCGTTGCAGCGGTTGCGAAAAGTGGCGTGCGAACTCAGATGTTCAGCAACATTTATAGTGCATGGGCACGCACCGTCCAGCAAGCGTTGACAAGTGGAAGTATCGGCGAACTTCGGGCGGTTCATTGTGATGTCCTGTTCTCCAAAGGACATCCTGGGAGCGCGCCCGTCGGGCAAAAAAGGGTCGAAAAAGCCGAGCGTGAACGCTACAGCTTTGTTGAAGCGAAACCTGAAATGTTCGATGTCGGGGTCTACGCCGTATCTATGGTGAATTGGTTGACGCAGAAACGCGTGCAGCGTGTGTTCGGTGGAACGGCGAACTACTTCTTTAAGGAACACCTCGGCTGCGGTGTTGAAGACTTCGGGGCTTTACTCCTGACATTGGAAGATGGAATTACAGCCACAATTGTCGGTGGACGTTACGGGTGGCAGAGTCATGCCCAAGGGGGTGTCCGAAAGGTGCATCTTGTTGGCACTGAAGGTAACCTGACCTTTGACGCATCAGCGAACCGTTTGGAGGTATATGCGGCTGAACCTGCGTTTGAACCACCGACCCCGCATCCGCTCGATCCAATGGGAATGTGGAGTAGCACGCAAGCTGGGATTGGCATGCAACCCAAGCAACAGTGGATAGATGTCGGCAGTAATGACGATAGTGCGCGGGAATTCGGGGCATTTGTCGATTGTATTGAAAACGAAAAGGAGAGCGAAATGAACGCAGAATTTGCCGCGCATTCCGTGGAAATTATCTGTGCCGGTTACCGCTCCGCAGCCACTGGACAGGTTATCGATCTCTAA